The proteins below come from a single Stigmatopora argus isolate UIUO_Sarg chromosome 11, RoL_Sarg_1.0, whole genome shotgun sequence genomic window:
- the LOC144085121 gene encoding tubulin polymerization-promoting protein family member 3-like, translating into MAESMPADALLLAFSRFAVHGDPAASGKDMNGKNWAKLCKDCKIIDGKNITGTDVDIVFSKVKQKTARVISFDEFLQALHELAPKRFKGKSREEAIDAIYKLTEAAEPSKFGVTKSVKAGGVDRLTDTSLYTGSHKERFDDSGRGRGREGREDLVSNTGYVAAYKNEGTYDEKINGK; encoded by the exons ATGGCGGAAAGCATGCCCGCAGATGCTCTGCTCTTGGCGTTCAGTCGCTTCGCGGTCCACGGAGACCCGGCGGCCAGCGGCAAAGACATGAACGGCAAGAATTGGGCCAAACTCTGCAAGGACTGCAAGATTATCGACGGCAAGAACATCACTGGGACCGACGTCGACATCGTCTTTTCCAAAGTCAA GCAGAAGACAGCTCGCGTGATCTCCTTTGACGAGTTCCTGCAAGCTCTGCATGAATTGGCGCCCAAGAGGTTCAAGGGAAAAAGTCGCGAGGAAGCCATCGACGCCATCTACAAGCTGACCGAGGCCGCAGAGCCCAGCAAATTTGGGGTCACG AAATCGGTAAAAGCCGGCGGGGTGGATCGCCTCACCGACACGTCTCTGTACACGGGCTCGCACAAGGAGCGCTTCGACGACAGCGGCCGTGGACGAGGACGCGAGGGACGCGAGGACCTCGTCAGCAACACGGGTTACGTGGCCGCCTACAAGAACGAAGGAACGTACGACGAGAAAATCAACGGAAAATGA